The DNA sequence GTGAGGAGCATTATTCGGGAAATAATCACTGGTTACGAATCAAAACAACTCTTTCTGCTCGAATCACGCCAAGAAGCCGCAAAAGAAATGCAAGAAAAGTTACAAGCTCGATATGCATTACATGATATTATTCTTGATACGCTTCTTCTCAGAAATGTTCAGTTTTCAGAAGTGTATTTAAATGCTATTGAAGAAAAACAAGTGGCAGAACAAAAAATTCAAAAAGCAGAATTCGAAAGACAAGAGGCGGAAATTCAGAAAAAGACGAAAATTATTGAAGCCGAAGGAGAATCCGAATCAATCAGACTCAAAGGTGAAGCTCTTTCAAAAAGCCCAGAAGTGATTCAACTTGAATTTGTCCAAAAAATGGCGCCCCAAATTAACTGGGGAATTCTTCCAGATGGCGCTATCCCACTTCTTGATGTGGGAAAACTCCAGAATTAATTTTTCATAACCACACTTTTGAGAAGCAGTAAGCGGTAAGCAATCAGCAGTAAGCCTAATTTTTACAACACTTATTGCCTACTGCTTATTGCTTTCCCGTTCTTATTTGCATATAAGAAAATAGGCAGCATTTTTATTAAGAATTGGTATTAAAACTTTTTCCAAATCTCCTGATTTCTCACTTCGTGGTGATAGATGACTTCTGCTGTTTTCACCTTTATTCCGAGAAGTTCAGGGCTTCTCATCGCCGTTTCTTTCTTGATGGCATAATACTTTTCATGATTTTCTTCACCCATAATGTATTCCATAAACTTTGACTTATGGAATGCTCTGAGGGCATCAGCAATATTTCCAAAAAGTTTCGGAAAAGGTTTTTTAGTGAGCACTTTTGACATTTCTGCATATTCTTTGTCCGAAGAACGAATTCCTAAAAGACCTGCATGAATAAGACTGAAATTGGTGAGATAAGGATTGGCATCTGGTGCGACAGAACGGACTTCAATTCGAGCAGATTTCTCATTTCCGATGGGAATTCGCACCATTGATCCGCGATCTCGTGGAGACATCTTGATCTCATTTGGAGCTTCAAAACGCGGGTCGAGCCTTCGGTACGAATTTACACTTGGACAAATAACGAGGCAGAGATCTTTTGCATAATGAAGGATTCCAGTAATAAAACGGTGTGCGACATCTGAAATGGCATTCATTTGAGTGGCACTATAGAAAGCGTTTTTTCCATTTTTTGAGATGCTCATATTCGTGTGCATTCCGCT is a window from the Candidatus Peregrinibacteria bacterium genome containing:
- a CDS encoding prohibitin family protein, whose amino-acid sequence is MSPFQLNVKVVVGIVATLLVIFIIIDGLVSVPIGHVAVIYDRTRGVLKEELPEGLHLKIPFWQVATIVDTRLQEYTMSIATEEGRIRGDDSIEALTKDGQTVWIDATVRYRIQPDKASDILHEIGSDYDGIIIRPEVRSIIREIITGYESKQLFLLESRQEAAKEMQEKLQARYALHDIILDTLLLRNVQFSEVYLNAIEEKQVAEQKIQKAEFERQEAEIQKKTKIIEAEGESESIRLKGEALSKSPEVIQLEFVQKMAPQINWGILPDGAIPLLDVGKLQN